The following are from one region of the Alkalimarinus sediminis genome:
- the phoU gene encoding phosphate signaling complex protein PhoU, giving the protein MGVTTKDSHKQHISQQFNAELSELKNHLLVMGGVVEKQVSEAVEALVKGDGGLADSVLNRDEDVNRLELMIDEECTQVIAKRQPTASDLRLVMSVAKMVSDLERMGDEASKVAKMALKLSEEGEAPRGYVEVRHMGENVSRMVRDALDCFARFDTEKAIAVIKEDKSVDNEYRTATRSLVTFMMEDPRSISRILSVMWVLRALERIGDHACNIAEHVIYMVKGKDVRHISVELAEKAIEGRR; this is encoded by the coding sequence ATGGGTGTTACAACAAAAGATAGTCATAAGCAGCATATATCCCAACAGTTTAATGCAGAGCTGAGTGAGTTAAAAAATCACTTACTCGTTATGGGTGGAGTGGTTGAAAAGCAAGTCTCAGAAGCGGTTGAGGCCCTTGTCAAAGGCGATGGTGGTCTTGCAGACTCGGTACTGAATAGAGATGAAGATGTTAACCGTCTCGAACTTATGATTGACGAAGAGTGCACCCAAGTTATTGCCAAGCGCCAACCCACCGCTAGTGATCTGCGTTTAGTCATGTCTGTTGCTAAAATGGTCAGTGACCTTGAACGGATGGGAGATGAGGCCAGTAAAGTAGCAAAAATGGCGCTGAAACTATCTGAAGAAGGTGAGGCTCCGAGAGGGTATGTAGAAGTGCGTCATATGGGTGAAAATGTCAGTCGCATGGTGCGTGATGCGCTTGATTGCTTTGCGCGCTTTGATACCGAAAAAGCGATAGCCGTTATTAAAGAAGATAAGTCAGTCGACAACGAGTATCGAACGGCAACGCGCTCATTAGTGACCTTTATGATGGAAGACCCAAGGAGCATATCACGCATACTTAGCGTTATGTGGGTACTTCGAGCGCTAGAAAGAATTGGTGACCATGCCTGTAATATTGCTGAGCATGTGATTTATATGGTGAAAGGGAAAGATGTTCGTCATATCTCGGTAGAGCTTGCAGAGAAAGCGATTGAGGGGAGAAGATAA
- the pstB gene encoding phosphate ABC transporter ATP-binding protein PstB, with translation MTDVANRAAETAEEPRTHGIDISSLARVTDTLKLENEKTSLEVKDLKLRYGDKEALHGIDLVIPQKRVTAFIGPSGCGKSTLLRCFNRMNDLVDGCTIEGQILLENQNIYQRNVDVADLRRRVGMVFQKPNPFPKSIYENVAYGLRIQGINKKRVLDETVEWALKSAALWDEVKDRLDDSALGLSGGQQQRLVIARTVAVKPEVLLLDEPASALDPLSTLKIEELIHELKDEYTIVIVTHNMQQAARVSDYTAFMYMGDMIEFGSTNELFTNPAKKQTEDYITGRYG, from the coding sequence ATGACTGATGTAGCAAACCGAGCCGCTGAAACGGCTGAAGAGCCGCGCACCCACGGCATAGATATAAGTTCTCTCGCCAGAGTAACTGATACGTTGAAACTAGAAAATGAGAAAACCAGCTTAGAGGTCAAAGACCTCAAGCTGCGTTACGGCGACAAAGAAGCGCTGCATGGCATTGATCTGGTGATCCCTCAAAAGCGAGTTACCGCGTTTATCGGCCCGTCAGGGTGTGGCAAATCGACTCTGTTACGCTGCTTTAACCGTATGAATGATTTAGTAGACGGTTGTACGATCGAAGGTCAAATACTGCTTGAGAATCAGAATATTTATCAGCGTAATGTGGATGTTGCCGACCTCCGACGACGAGTCGGCATGGTGTTTCAGAAGCCAAACCCATTCCCTAAAAGTATTTATGAGAATGTTGCTTATGGTCTTCGCATTCAAGGTATTAATAAAAAACGTGTCTTGGATGAAACTGTAGAGTGGGCTCTCAAATCTGCAGCATTGTGGGATGAAGTAAAAGATCGACTAGATGATAGTGCCTTGGGGTTGTCCGGTGGGCAGCAACAACGATTGGTCATCGCCCGAACGGTTGCGGTAAAACCAGAAGTGTTATTACTTGATGAGCCTGCCTCGGCACTCGACCCATTATCAACACTAAAGATAGAAGAGTTGATTCATGAGTTAAAAGACGAATATACCATTGTGATTGTTACTCATAACATGCAGCAGGCAGCGCGAGTGTCAGATTACACCGCCTTTATGTATATGGGCGATATGATTGAGTTTGGCAGCACCAACGAATTATTTACTAACCCCGCCAAGAAGCAGACAGAAGACTATATTACTGGTCGTTACGGGTAG
- the pstA gene encoding phosphate ABC transporter permease PstA: protein MRVSLKNWSQKGSPWIWLNAGAVAISLIMVVGLLGLIAAKGLVHFWPHAVMEAEHIAADGTRSVVIGEIVETEDVAAEQLRTAGVTVPDGVDFLSRDLLKIGNRDVSGFDFRWVLDRDLSNKRYPEKLMVMERYEWGNFYGYLHSVKERGQEVSLSKGQDLWLELQSRIERAEGIREKIDHIEKGEIGSINRGLERLRLKQRALELKGKATPKKLADIQAERTEYDIRYEGLQTELTELYGLINRDSLVATTMDESVVEIPLAKVVKAYRPNQMNLFEKVIFYVKQIGAFITEDPREANTEGGIFPAIFGTVMMVILMSILVTPLGVITAVYLREYARQGPLTRVIRIAVNNLAGVPSIVYGVFGLGFFIYFIGSGVDQAMFPEALPSPTFGTPGLLWASITLALLTLPVVIVATEEGLSRIPRSIREGSLALGATKAETLWRVVIPMASPAMMTGVILAIARAAGEVAPLMLVGVVKLAPSLPLDGNFPYLHLDQKFMHLGFHIYDVGFQSPNVEAARPLVYATSLLLVVVIALLNLSAVSIRNRLREKYKALEM from the coding sequence ATGCGAGTTTCTTTAAAAAACTGGTCACAGAAGGGTAGCCCCTGGATTTGGTTGAATGCCGGGGCGGTCGCCATTAGTTTAATAATGGTGGTTGGCTTGTTAGGCCTTATTGCCGCCAAAGGGTTGGTTCATTTTTGGCCTCATGCCGTAATGGAAGCGGAACATATTGCGGCTGATGGAACCCGTAGTGTTGTGATAGGTGAAATTGTCGAGACTGAAGACGTCGCGGCAGAACAACTGAGAACCGCAGGTGTTACCGTGCCAGATGGTGTTGACTTTCTCAGCCGAGACCTGCTCAAAATCGGTAACCGTGATGTCAGCGGGTTTGACTTTCGCTGGGTGCTAGACCGAGATTTAAGCAATAAACGCTATCCTGAGAAATTGATGGTGATGGAGCGATATGAGTGGGGTAACTTTTACGGTTATCTACATTCTGTGAAAGAGCGCGGCCAAGAGGTCAGCCTATCTAAAGGCCAAGACCTGTGGCTTGAATTGCAAAGCCGTATCGAACGGGCAGAAGGCATTCGCGAGAAGATCGACCATATTGAAAAAGGCGAAATCGGTAGTATCAATAGAGGCCTCGAAAGGCTTCGTTTAAAGCAGAGAGCACTTGAACTAAAAGGGAAGGCCACCCCCAAGAAACTGGCGGACATTCAAGCAGAACGGACTGAGTACGATATCCGTTATGAAGGTCTGCAAACTGAATTGACTGAGCTATATGGATTAATTAATCGTGATAGCTTGGTTGCCACTACCATGGATGAGTCTGTGGTTGAAATCCCTCTCGCCAAAGTGGTTAAGGCATATCGCCCTAATCAAATGAACCTATTCGAAAAAGTCATATTTTATGTGAAACAGATAGGGGCGTTTATTACTGAAGACCCTCGAGAGGCGAATACAGAAGGCGGTATCTTCCCTGCTATTTTTGGTACCGTCATGATGGTGATACTGATGTCTATTCTAGTGACACCTCTAGGCGTTATTACCGCTGTTTACCTGCGAGAGTATGCGCGACAAGGGCCTTTGACCAGAGTTATACGCATAGCGGTTAACAACCTCGCGGGTGTGCCATCCATTGTTTATGGCGTATTTGGTTTGGGTTTCTTTATCTACTTTATTGGCTCCGGGGTTGATCAGGCGATGTTCCCAGAAGCACTGCCGTCGCCAACGTTCGGTACGCCTGGTCTGTTGTGGGCATCGATTACCCTTGCGCTATTGACGTTGCCTGTGGTGATTGTGGCGACTGAGGAAGGGTTATCACGCATTCCCCGCTCTATTCGAGAGGGTAGTTTGGCGCTAGGAGCGACCAAAGCAGAGACTTTATGGCGAGTGGTGATTCCAATGGCAAGCCCTGCGATGATGACCGGCGTGATTTTGGCGATAGCACGAGCTGCGGGTGAAGTCGCACCTCTTATGTTGGTGGGGGTGGTTAAATTAGCACCGTCATTGCCGCTAGATGGAAACTTCCCTTATCTCCACCTTGATCAGAAATTTATGCACTTAGGTTTTCATATATATGATGTTGGATTCCAGAGCCCTAATGTCGAAGCCGCAAGGCCGCTTGTATATGCAACATCGTTGTTGTTAGTAGTGGTGATTGCGCTGTTGAATTTATCTGCGGTCTCGATACGTAACCGCTTGCGCGAAAAGTATAAAGCGCTTGAGATGTAA
- a CDS encoding ABC transporter permease subunit — MNDQAVKSTPKLDFETPQLLRYRKLRTIKDKAARVSIGMGGVSVIVAITLIFFYLLYEVMPLFQSANMSQVTQYELPGKDHDIAGSTVYLAMEEQAEKGIRITHLGDVVFFNVQDGTTVSTQRLPMPNGVEITSFSEADTGNHLVIAGLSNGTAILFKHRYKMTFPDGVRVITPMIEYPYGAEPIVLDDDGVAIKHSVLRDSESAMFVVGVNEQNELFSTYFSKEEDFLSGDITLERSTVTMPRVNGDIVDMQLGPDLRWLYLATSKGKLDVYDLFDHQNPLLNSRVDLTEGQHQITSLELLLGGISVLAADSSGSISQWFMVRDDSNEFSLKKIRTFEHGDAAITGIAPEHRRKGFVVSDEQGHVSIFNATAHRMLLDEKVSDGKVSHITIAPRANFLIFENAQSQMVLWQVDNEHPEVSWQALWEEVWYEGYQESDYIWQSSAANNDFEPKYSLMPLAFGTLKAAFYAMLIATPLAICGALYTAYFMAPRLRRKVKPAIELMEALPTVILGFLAGLFFAPFMEVHLPGIFSWLLITPISIVVFGYVWANLPESIRHKIPEGWDPLLLVPWIAVVSWFCFEISPVLELWFFNGDMRSWLTNDLGIDFDQRNALVVGAAMGFAVIPTIFSITEDAIFSVPKHLSYGSLALGATPWQTMVRVILPTASPGIFSAVMIGMGRAVGETMIVLMATGNTPIMDVNIFEGMRTLSANIAVEMPESEVGGTHYRILFLAAFVLFLFTFVVNTLAEYVRQRLRNKYSVI, encoded by the coding sequence ATGAATGATCAAGCTGTTAAAAGTACGCCTAAGTTAGACTTTGAAACGCCTCAGCTGCTTCGCTATCGCAAACTTCGCACTATTAAAGATAAGGCTGCCCGAGTTTCAATTGGTATGGGGGGCGTGAGTGTAATTGTCGCGATTACTCTCATTTTCTTTTATTTACTTTATGAGGTAATGCCTCTATTTCAATCTGCCAATATGAGTCAGGTGACTCAATATGAACTGCCGGGCAAAGATCATGACATTGCAGGTAGTACGGTTTACTTGGCAATGGAAGAGCAAGCCGAAAAAGGGATTAGGATCACTCATCTGGGTGATGTTGTATTTTTTAATGTGCAAGATGGCACAACCGTCAGCACTCAGCGGTTACCGATGCCGAATGGGGTTGAGATCACTAGTTTTTCTGAAGCTGATACCGGCAACCATCTCGTTATTGCTGGGCTATCCAATGGTACGGCTATTCTGTTTAAACATCGCTACAAAATGACATTCCCTGATGGTGTTCGTGTGATTACACCGATGATCGAATACCCCTATGGGGCTGAGCCGATAGTGCTTGATGACGACGGCGTTGCTATTAAGCATAGCGTGCTGCGTGACTCGGAGTCGGCTATGTTTGTGGTAGGTGTTAACGAACAGAACGAGCTATTTTCCACCTACTTTAGTAAAGAAGAAGACTTTTTAAGTGGCGATATCACACTCGAAAGGTCGACTGTTACTATGCCCAGAGTCAATGGTGATATTGTTGATATGCAGCTAGGGCCTGATCTAAGGTGGCTATATCTTGCAACCTCCAAGGGTAAACTAGATGTTTATGACCTGTTTGACCATCAAAATCCGCTTTTAAATAGCCGTGTAGACCTCACCGAAGGCCAGCATCAAATTACTTCATTAGAGCTACTTCTCGGTGGTATTTCTGTGTTGGCTGCTGACTCAAGCGGCAGTATCTCTCAGTGGTTTATGGTTCGTGATGACAGTAATGAGTTTTCGCTGAAAAAAATACGCACCTTCGAGCATGGTGATGCTGCGATCACAGGCATCGCACCAGAGCATCGTCGCAAAGGGTTTGTGGTGAGCGATGAGCAGGGACATGTATCGATTTTTAACGCCACTGCACATCGAATGCTGTTGGATGAGAAGGTTAGTGACGGCAAGGTCAGCCATATTACCATTGCCCCTCGTGCCAACTTCCTGATATTTGAAAATGCCCAGTCTCAAATGGTGCTTTGGCAGGTTGACAACGAACATCCCGAAGTGTCGTGGCAGGCTCTATGGGAGGAGGTCTGGTATGAAGGCTACCAAGAGTCTGATTATATCTGGCAATCTTCAGCGGCTAATAATGACTTTGAACCTAAATACAGCCTTATGCCTCTGGCTTTTGGCACCTTGAAAGCAGCGTTTTATGCGATGCTGATTGCCACACCTCTGGCTATTTGTGGAGCGCTTTACACCGCGTATTTTATGGCGCCTCGATTACGCCGAAAAGTAAAGCCAGCTATTGAGCTGATGGAAGCGCTACCCACGGTTATCTTAGGTTTCTTGGCGGGACTATTTTTTGCGCCTTTTATGGAGGTTCACTTACCAGGTATCTTCAGCTGGTTGTTAATTACGCCTATTTCGATTGTTGTTTTTGGTTATGTTTGGGCGAACTTGCCTGAGTCTATCCGTCATAAGATACCGGAAGGGTGGGACCCTTTATTACTAGTGCCCTGGATTGCCGTAGTAAGTTGGTTCTGTTTTGAAATAAGCCCTGTTTTGGAGTTGTGGTTCTTTAATGGCGATATGCGTAGCTGGTTGACCAATGACTTGGGTATCGACTTTGATCAACGAAATGCTCTAGTCGTTGGTGCCGCTATGGGCTTTGCGGTTATCCCAACCATCTTCTCGATTACTGAAGATGCCATTTTCAGTGTACCCAAACATTTGAGTTACGGTTCGCTAGCCTTAGGTGCTACGCCTTGGCAGACCATGGTTCGTGTCATTCTTCCAACTGCCAGCCCCGGTATATTTTCGGCTGTGATGATTGGTATGGGGCGCGCGGTGGGAGAAACCATGATCGTTCTTATGGCAACAGGTAATACCCCCATTATGGATGTAAATATTTTTGAAGGTATGCGAACCCTGTCGGCCAACATCGCTGTCGAGATGCCAGAGTCAGAGGTGGGGGGGACTCACTATCGAATTTTGTTCTTGGCAGCGTTTGTATTGTTCTTATTTACCTTTGTGGTGAATACATTGGCCGAGTATGTCAGGCAGCGGCTACGTAATAAATACAGTGTTATTTGA
- a CDS encoding PstS family phosphate ABC transporter substrate-binding protein, giving the protein MKFKKLFAALTMTAAVAGATNAGAVAKVDENLDTYVKASGVSGNLSSVGSDTLANLMTLWAEDFKRHYPNVNVQIQAAGSSTAPPALTEGTSNVGPMSRKMKDKEIEAFEKKFGYKPTAIPVAIDALAVFVNKDNPIEGLTIPQIDAIFSSTRKCGYESDVSKWSDLGLSGSLAISSVQLFGRNSVSGTYGYFKKKALCKGDFKNNVNEQPGSASVVQGVSESINGIGYSGIGYKTASVRALALAKKPGQPFVEATPENAVAGKYPLARFLYVYVNKAPNKPLSPLDGEFIKSVLSKQGQEVVVKDGYVPLPAAVADKSLKQLGLK; this is encoded by the coding sequence ATGAAATTTAAGAAGTTATTTGCTGCACTAACGATGACAGCAGCCGTAGCAGGGGCTACTAATGCTGGCGCTGTCGCCAAGGTCGACGAGAATTTAGATACCTATGTCAAAGCGAGTGGTGTATCAGGCAACCTGTCTAGTGTTGGTTCTGATACCTTGGCTAACCTTATGACTTTGTGGGCAGAAGACTTTAAACGCCACTACCCCAATGTCAATGTACAAATTCAGGCAGCAGGCTCTTCAACGGCGCCACCAGCACTAACAGAAGGTACCTCAAACGTAGGGCCGATGAGCCGGAAGATGAAGGATAAAGAAATAGAGGCTTTTGAGAAAAAGTTTGGCTACAAACCAACGGCAATCCCTGTTGCTATTGATGCATTAGCGGTATTTGTAAACAAAGATAATCCAATTGAAGGCCTTACCATTCCGCAAATTGATGCGATATTCTCATCTACCCGAAAATGTGGCTATGAGTCTGATGTGTCAAAGTGGAGTGACCTAGGCTTAAGTGGCAGTTTAGCCATTAGTAGTGTTCAGCTATTTGGCCGTAACTCTGTATCGGGTACATATGGTTATTTTAAAAAGAAAGCGCTATGTAAGGGCGATTTCAAAAACAACGTTAATGAGCAGCCTGGCTCTGCTTCGGTTGTACAGGGCGTTTCGGAGTCAATCAACGGCATTGGTTACTCGGGTATCGGCTATAAAACCGCAAGTGTGCGTGCGCTCGCTTTAGCTAAAAAGCCTGGGCAGCCCTTTGTTGAAGCCACACCAGAAAATGCAGTTGCGGGTAAATATCCGTTAGCACGTTTCTTATATGTTTATGTCAACAAGGCGCCCAACAAACCACTTTCGCCATTAGATGGAGAGTTCATCAAATCGGTGCTGTCTAAGCAGGGTCAGGAAGTGGTTGTGAAAGATGGTTATGTACCTCTTCCAGCAGCGGTAGCCGATAAAAGCCTTAAACAGTTGGGTCTTAAATAG
- a CDS encoding TRAP transporter small permease subunit, with protein sequence MNLRIMATKSAFAVKHNNKTCIQGRTHLKMALSTCLSKTVRSIDQFTETVGNAISWLNIVMVVLTCLTVVLRYVFNHSSIMAQEGIMYLHAAVFLVASAYTLKHDEHVRVDIFYHKLSPRGKAAINLFGTLLLLAPVMIFIGWSSWPYIANSWSILETSQEAAGIPLVYLLKSLIIAMVAVMLLQAFSEIIRSIATLIGLPVEQPFKSEGAL encoded by the coding sequence GTGAACTTGCGTATAATGGCGACCAAGTCTGCTTTTGCAGTCAAACACAATAATAAAACCTGCATACAAGGAAGAACACATTTAAAAATGGCACTCAGTACTTGTCTCTCAAAAACAGTCCGCAGCATAGATCAGTTTACCGAAACAGTAGGTAATGCGATCTCATGGCTAAATATCGTCATGGTCGTATTAACCTGTCTCACGGTAGTATTGCGATATGTATTTAACCATAGCTCTATTATGGCGCAAGAGGGCATCATGTATTTGCATGCGGCGGTTTTTCTGGTCGCAAGCGCCTACACCCTCAAACACGATGAACATGTGCGGGTCGATATTTTCTATCATAAACTATCACCCAGAGGCAAAGCTGCTATCAACTTATTCGGCACCCTTCTGCTCCTAGCACCAGTGATGATCTTTATTGGCTGGAGTAGCTGGCCTTACATTGCAAACTCATGGAGCATTCTCGAAACCTCTCAAGAAGCCGCAGGCATTCCGTTGGTTTATCTTTTAAAGTCGTTAATCATCGCAATGGTCGCAGTGATGTTATTGCAAGCCTTCTCTGAAATAATCCGAAGTATCGCCACATTAATTGGCCTTCCTGTCGAGCAACCATTTAAGTCAGAAGGGGCGCTGTAA
- a CDS encoding TRAP transporter large permease, translating into MEFLPLIMFAVACMVLLLGYPVAFSLAGTALIFAAGGIATGVFDSAFLLATPNRLYGLITNQTLIAVPLFVFMGCMLQRSKLAENLLESMAELFKGSKGGLGVSVAIVGMLLAASTGIVGATVVTMGLISLPSMLKRGYAPSIATGTICATGTLGQIIPPSIALVLLGDVLSSAYQQAQRDMGIFSPDTVSVGDLFVGAIIPGLCLVGLYILYIVIMAKFRPDLIPPEEEKNDNSSRVALSLFHDLTPPLLLIVVVLGSILTGIATPTEAAGVGAFGAILLAASRKKLTLEVVRDVCRTTTRVTCMVFLILIGASIFSLVFRGYGGDELIQSIFEGMPGGVFTATLVVMIVIFLLGFILDFIEITFVVVPIVAPALLAMGLDPVWFGIMIALNLQTSFLTPPFGFSLFYLRGVAPSSIATSDIYKGVMPFIMIQLLMLGLLAAWPQLATWLPDTIYN; encoded by the coding sequence ATCGAGTTTTTACCATTAATCATGTTTGCAGTTGCCTGTATGGTGCTGCTACTCGGTTACCCTGTAGCATTTTCGTTGGCAGGCACAGCCCTTATTTTTGCCGCTGGTGGTATCGCAACCGGCGTATTTGATTCAGCGTTTTTGCTCGCAACCCCCAACAGGTTATACGGGCTCATTACCAACCAAACACTCATTGCAGTGCCGCTATTTGTATTTATGGGCTGCATGCTGCAAAGATCAAAGCTCGCTGAAAACCTGCTTGAGAGCATGGCTGAACTGTTTAAAGGTTCTAAAGGTGGGCTAGGAGTGTCTGTTGCTATAGTCGGCATGCTACTGGCAGCTAGTACGGGTATTGTCGGCGCAACAGTTGTCACCATGGGACTTATATCATTACCGTCTATGCTCAAGCGAGGGTATGCGCCATCCATCGCCACTGGGACTATTTGCGCAACAGGTACATTAGGTCAGATTATTCCCCCTTCGATAGCACTGGTATTGCTGGGTGATGTGCTCTCTAGCGCCTACCAACAAGCACAACGGGACATGGGTATTTTTAGCCCTGATACCGTTTCGGTAGGCGACCTGTTTGTCGGCGCGATCATCCCAGGCCTCTGTCTTGTGGGGTTGTATATTCTCTATATTGTAATAATGGCAAAGTTCAGACCTGACCTGATTCCGCCAGAAGAAGAAAAGAACGATAACAGTTCCCGAGTTGCACTGTCGCTATTTCATGACCTAACACCACCGCTGCTATTAATAGTCGTAGTGTTAGGCTCTATTCTAACCGGCATCGCAACCCCTACAGAAGCCGCCGGAGTGGGAGCTTTTGGTGCTATTTTGCTTGCTGCATCCCGCAAAAAACTCACCTTGGAGGTGGTGCGCGACGTCTGCCGTACCACGACCCGAGTAACCTGTATGGTATTTTTGATTCTGATAGGCGCCTCTATATTCTCATTGGTGTTTAGAGGTTATGGTGGCGATGAACTGATTCAATCTATCTTTGAAGGCATGCCTGGCGGAGTTTTCACTGCGACACTGGTTGTAATGATCGTTATCTTTTTGCTCGGGTTTATTTTAGACTTTATTGAGATAACCTTTGTAGTCGTACCCATTGTTGCACCAGCCCTACTGGCCATGGGGTTAGATCCCGTATGGTTCGGCATTATGATCGCACTGAACCTGCAAACATCATTTTTAACGCCGCCATTCGGCTTCTCCTTGTTCTATCTAAGGGGGGTTGCCCCTAGTAGCATTGCAACATCCGATATATATAAAGGCGTTATGCCGTTTATTATGATCCAGTTATTAATGCTGGGGTTATTAGCCGCATGGCCTCAACTAGCAACCTGGTTACCTGATACTATTTATAATTAG
- a CDS encoding acyl-CoA thioesterase yields MRHSEHKPGPAGELALQIVPMPKDTNANGDIHAGWLVGQMDLAAATTAGRLSQGRTATVAIEGMEFISPVRIGSQVSCYTKLVDVGRSSIKLNVEVWTQDLDEHHPRKVTQSTFVFVAIDEDGCIRQLPDEALHP; encoded by the coding sequence ATGAGACATTCAGAGCACAAACCGGGTCCCGCTGGGGAACTTGCCTTACAAATTGTCCCTATGCCTAAAGACACCAATGCCAATGGGGATATTCATGCGGGTTGGCTCGTAGGCCAGATGGATCTAGCCGCCGCGACTACGGCTGGCCGGCTATCACAAGGCAGAACCGCCACGGTAGCCATTGAAGGCATGGAGTTTATCTCGCCCGTAAGAATCGGTTCACAAGTCAGCTGCTACACTAAATTAGTTGACGTAGGGCGAAGCTCAATTAAGCTTAATGTAGAGGTTTGGACGCAAGATCTCGATGAGCATCATCCAAGAAAGGTTACTCAATCGACTTTCGTATTTGTAGCCATTGATGAAGATGGCTGCATCCGTCAACTACCCGATGAAGCTCTGCATCCATAA
- a CDS encoding response regulator: MTDIPRILTIDDDSVVQKVVQQALNDDYEVFAENNGKDGIRSAIENTPDVILLDVEMPGMTGYDVCKQLKLEESTANIPVIFLSSLSDMRSRVLGFAAGGIDFLTKPFESAELKTKLNILTTFIESKKELTEEVSRATNTAFTAMKGSSELGLAIQFIESSYGARSLQSLADKFLSVTSNLGLHCTLMFIGRKERSFYNADRAAISPLEQEVISTIHDNGKRFIDFGPRTQINYRRVALLVKNMPLDDPETYGRYKDFLPTMLGSTDAKVQSLETEQALIGQTQELGASFTAVRSTLVAVGESLEKNQNDIVELLQSMLSELEERIPKMGLEDDQEAYIVKRIDNTITSAEKIIDSSANTSHAFKSVSRLLQHLAEKQQSLLDSVVPEDLDESDTENGNGNTDDGFSGEIDLF, encoded by the coding sequence GTGACTGATATTCCCCGAATTCTCACCATTGACGATGACTCAGTTGTGCAGAAAGTTGTGCAGCAGGCACTTAACGATGACTATGAAGTATTCGCTGAAAATAACGGTAAAGATGGCATCCGTTCAGCTATAGAAAACACACCTGATGTTATTTTGCTGGATGTAGAGATGCCAGGGATGACCGGCTATGACGTCTGCAAACAGCTCAAATTAGAAGAGTCTACTGCCAATATTCCAGTTATATTCTTATCTAGCCTTAGCGATATGAGGTCTCGAGTTTTAGGCTTTGCTGCAGGAGGGATAGATTTTTTAACAAAGCCATTTGAATCCGCAGAGTTAAAAACAAAGCTCAACATTCTCACCACATTTATCGAAAGCAAAAAAGAGCTCACAGAAGAAGTTTCCAGGGCAACCAACACGGCATTCACAGCCATGAAAGGCTCAAGCGAGTTGGGATTGGCTATACAGTTTATCGAATCTAGCTACGGAGCTAGGTCACTACAAAGCTTGGCCGATAAATTTTTGAGTGTCACTAGCAATCTAGGGCTTCATTGCACGTTGATGTTTATCGGCCGCAAAGAGCGATCATTCTATAATGCCGATCGTGCAGCTATCTCACCACTAGAACAAGAAGTTATCTCAACAATTCATGATAACGGCAAACGATTTATCGACTTCGGACCTAGAACACAAATAAACTACCGGCGGGTCGCATTGCTGGTCAAAAATATGCCATTAGATGACCCAGAAACCTATGGCCGCTATAAGGATTTTCTCCCCACTATGCTGGGCTCTACCGATGCAAAAGTCCAAAGCTTAGAAACAGAACAAGCGCTTATCGGCCAAACCCAAGAGTTAGGCGCTTCTTTTACTGCAGTGAGGTCTACGCTTGTAGCCGTAGGTGAAAGCCTGGAGAAAAATCAAAACGATATTGTAGAGCTTTTACAATCAATGTTGTCTGAGCTAGAAGAACGCATCCCTAAAATGGGGCTCGAAGACGACCAAGAAGCCTATATCGTTAAGCGCATTGATAACACCATAACCTCTGCTGAAAAAATTATCGATAGCAGTGCCAACACCAGTCACGCCTTTAAATCTGTATCACGCTTACTTCAGCACCTCGCTGAAAAGCAACAATCATTGCTAGATAGCGTTGTACCAGAAGACCTTGATGAAAGCGACACAGAGAACGGAAACGGTAACACTGACGACGGGTTTTCAGGGGAAATCGACCTTTTCTGA